CGGTGGCGGCTCTGCCTGCCGGTGTTCCGGCGGACTGCATTCATTTGACAGCATGCACTGTTTCGCTGGCCGATGCCGACACTGGCTGCGCCGAATATGGTGCCCCGCTCCCGCTGGAAAAACTGCTCTCTCTGCACCGTCTGCCGGGCTGCATCGCGTTTGCAGGCCGGGCACGGTATGCATTCCGCTTTACGCTGAACGAAGCACAGGCCGCACGGCCCGCCGTGCTGGCCCTGACGGCACAGGAAGGTGCAATCGTCCGAGTGAACGGGACGGACTGCGGTGTACGGATCTGCCCTCCTTACCGCTATGCAATCTCCGGTTCCCTGCACACCGGGGAGAATTTGTTGGAAATCGAGGTGAACACCACCCTTGGCCGCCGGATGAATGATTTTCTGGGGCAGTATATGCCCACCGAGCCACAAGGCTTGAAGAGTGAAGTAACCATACAGCTGTTCTAAAAAACTATAATCAACGATGCCCTTTGTTACTGACAAGGGGCATCGCTTTGTTTTGGGTAGCTTGAGCGAGCGACAACCACCAGCTCTGCTGGTGGAGAAGAAAATGCTTTAGCTATAAGATTCGAGCGAAGCGAGATGACAAAGAAATTGTCATCTTAGAAGATGCACTTTATGATACTGCTCGTTAGAGCAGTAGGGCAAGTAATGCAGATGAAAGATGCTTGCTCGTGGCCCCTTGCAGGGGCTTTGCTAGTATTATGCCCTTCTAGGGCTTACTCAAGCCACCGGCTCAGCCGGTGGTTTTGACTGTGCGCGTTGAAAAGCAACCTTAAAATGTCAAATTCTTCCCACAGATTTTTCAACAGGATATTGCGGAGCAACTAAGGTTTGACGCATACGATCGTTCTGATTTTTTTCGTAGAAAAGGATGCGTTTTCAGTTTGTCTCGTTATAATTTGGAAAAGGACTTCTTCGGGTCAGAAGCCAGACAGAAAAGGTGGAATTTGATGCTGTTCTTGTCGTTTCTGTTTCATAACACTTTCAGAATGCGACTAAAAAATGAGACAGGCCAGCCTCTTTTCGGGCCGTCTATCTCATTTTTTTGGAAAAACTGTTTTACAACAATCGCGCGATATCAGAGATGATCCAGAAAATCAGGAGAGATCCTCGCCATTGGAGGCGATGACTTTCTTATACCAGTAGAAGCTGTCCTTCTTCTCCCGGCTCAGGTCGCCGGTGCCGTCATCAAATTTGTTGACGTAGATAAAGCCATAGCGCTTTGCCATCTCACCTGTGGACGCAGACACCAGGTCGATGCAGCCCCAGGGGGTGTAACCCATCAGATCCACGCCGTCCTTCACGGCCTCGGCCATCTGCTCGATGTGCTGGCGCAGGTAGTCGATGCGGTAGCTGTCGTGGATCTTGCCGTCCTCGCTCTTCACATCGTAAGCGCCCAGGCCGTTTTCCACTACCATCATGGGCAGATGATAGCGATCGTAGATCTCGTTCAGGGTGTAGCGCAGGCCAATGGGGTCGATCTGCCAGCCCCAGTCGCTGGCTTTCAGGTAGGGGTTCTTCTTGCCGGTGGCGATATTACCGCCCACGTCCTCGGCGTCCTTGTGGGTGGTGACGCAGTTGGACATGTAGTAGCTGAAGGTGTAGAAGTCCACGGTGCCGGCCTTCAGGATGGCGGCATCCTCCGGCTCCTGATGGATGGTGATGTTGTGCTCGGCGAAGAAACGCTTCATATAATAGGGATACTCACCGCGCACATGCATATCGGAACAGAACCAGTTCATGATCTGCATCTGCTTCTGGTTGGCCACCACGTCGGCGGGGTCACAGGTCATGGGATAGCTGGTGATGGAGCAGATCATGCAGCCCATCTTGAACTGGGGGTAGTTGTCGTGGGCATACTTGACAGCCCTGGCGCTGGCCACGAACATGTTGTGCAGGGCCTGGAAGCGTGCCTGCTCGTCGTTTGGCACATCGGCGGTGGAACCCTCGTATCCCTGGATGGTGCCGGTGTTCAGGATGCCGCCTATGGGCATGGTGCCGGTGTTGATCTCGTTGAAGGTGAGCCAGTACTTGACTTTGTCCTTGTAGCGCTCGAAGATGGTTTTGCAGTAGTTCATGTAGAAGTCGATTAGCTCGCGGCTGGCCCAGCCGTTGTACCTTTCCACCAGAGCGTAGGGCAGCTCGCAGTGGCTGATGGTGACCAGCGGCTCGATGCCGTGCTTCTTGCAGCAGTCAAAAACGCGGTCGTAAAATTCCAGGCCCTTCTCGTTGGGCTCGCTCTCCATGCCAGTGGGGAAGATGCGGGTCCAGTTGATGGAGGTGCGGAAGGTCTTGAAGCCCATCTCCGCAAACAGAGCAATGTCCTCTTCGTAGTGGTGGTAGAAGTCGATGGCTTCATGACTGGGGTACAGGCGGTCCGGGTGGATGTGGGTGGTCACCCACTTCGGGCTGGTGTGGGAGCCGTTGGTACACATATCCGGTACGCTGGGGCCTTTGCCGTCCACGTCCCAGGCACCCTCGAACTGGTTGGCTGCACATGCACCGCCCCACAGGAAATCATCGCGGAAAACACTCATAATCTCTTATTCTCCTTCTTATCGATCAATCGTTTCTTGTTCTTGAAAGGCTCATCACTGTAATTAAGAAAATCAGTCGAGGAACTCCTCGTTCAGGGTCACGCCAAAGTCGCGGGCGATGGCGCGCAGGTCATCATCGGTGATGGTCTGACGGATGAGGCCGCCACTCATGCTCAGCACCTTGACATAGATCTCGGCACTCTTCTCGATGGTGTGAGCCAGACCAAAGGCGATGTCAAAATCCGGGCCGGAAACGAACAGGCCGTGCTGTGCCCAAATGGCTGCCTGATATTTCTTCATCAGTTCGCTGGTGGCCATGGCGATGTCTGCACCGCCGGGCACCATCCAGGGGCAGACGCCCACACCTTCCGGGAAGACCACCGGGCACTCGGTGGCGCTCTGCCACAAAGCACGGGAGAAGTCGCGGTCGGTCAGGGGCAGAATGTAGGTCAGAGCGATGACATTGGTGGCATGGCAATGGTAGATGACGCGGTTTGCGCCGTTCGTGGCCGCCTTGCGGACGCTGTGGTTCATGAAGTGGCTGGGGAACTCGGAAGTGGGCTTTGCGCCGCCTTCCAGGCCCCAGACGATGCGCCAGCTGTCGCCCTTGTCGTTGATCTCCACGATGCCGATGCTGTGGATGGGGTCCGGCTCCACATTGCGGAAGAACTTGCCGGAACCGGTGGTGATGAAATACTCCCCGGCCAGGTTGTCGGCCTGCACGCCCATGTTGACCCATTCACCGGGCTGTGCATTGAAGAAGGGACGGCACTCGGCCACTTCCTCTTCCTTCATACGGTAGGTCAGGTTGCCGCCGTTGCGCTCGTGCCAGCCCTGCAGCCAGCCGTCGTTGCACATGCGGATGTAGCCCTTGACGATTGCAATATCCAGAATGCCCATGATAAAATACCTCTCTTTTCTCTCAGCTTATCGGGTGATGACGTCCACCGGAATATTGAAGATCTTTGCCACCTTCAGGATGGTATCGATGTGGCGGCCGGTGGCAGCAGCCATGTGATGGGTGGGGCCTGCCTCGCTCCAGCGGTTGCAGAACTCCCGTGCCCCGCAGGTAAAGCGGGTGCGCATGTTGGTGTCACCAAAGGTGAAGATGGGGCCAGGCTCGTTGACGCCCTCGGCCACCACGAACTTGAAGTGACCGTCCTTGTCCTGCGTGATGCCCAGATAGGTCACGGGGCCAAGGTGCGGATAGAACTGGGTCAGATAGCCGCCGCCGGTCTTGCCGTGGAACACCGGCACGATCTTCATGGTGGGCTTCTTCTCGGAAATGTTGGCATCGCCGGAACCGGAATGGCCGATGATGCAGATATCCTCGTCAAAGTCGATGGAGTACATCTCACTCAGCTGGCCGCAGCCTGCAATGGTCTTGAGGATGGACATGGCCATAGCCACCTTGATGTCACCCTCCACGGCACAGGCAACGCCCTGCTTGATAAGCATGGAGAAGGCCGGGATCAGCATGCTGTCCAGCACACCGGCCTTGCCCTTGGCAAAACCATCGTAATGCGACGCGATGAAGGCGATCTTCTCGTCCTTGACCCACTGCTCAAAGGCGACGACATACTTTGCCATCTCCCAGACCTTTTCCACCGTGCCGCCGCCTTCGATATCGAAGGTATTCAGGATATCCTCTGCCTTGGCACGGATGGCAGCTTCGTCGGTGATGTTGTCGGCGATGGCCCACATCTTTTCCCAGTCGAACTGCTTGGTATACAGCCACATCCGGTTGTAGAGATTCGTTTCGTCGATGTACAGGTCCATCATACCGGGATACGGGCGGCCGATCTGGGCCAGATTGGTGTCGCGGAAACGGCGGCGCACCTGAGCCGCACGGCACCAGTCCTCGATCTCGGCCTGCACCTGCGGGTCGCCGCCTTCTACCACACCGGTGATGACGGCATGACGCTTGCCGGCACGCTCCAGATCGGCCACCATCTCGCCCACGGCACCGCAGGCGTACAATTCACCCAGCCAGGTGGGCGTATCGGTGTTGGCGTAGTCCGGGGCTTTCTTCTTCTGGACGTTCACCAGCACGACCGGGACATCCAGATCCCGCACAGCAGGCAGCATGTTGTAGGAAGTGGCGTAGGTCAGCAGCTGCAGGATCACCAGGTCCACATCTGCAGCGCGGAACTTATCACCCGCCGCCATGGACAGCTCTTTGGTGGTGACGATGCCGCCGTCGATGACCTCCACGGTGTCCGGGATGGTCTTTTTGAAGGCAGCGTACTGCTGCTCAAATTCGGGCACGAGGGTCGGGAACTGGGGCAGGTAGGCACCCAGCGCAATGGCGAACACGCCAACGCGGGCTTTGGTTTCAACCAGCATAATTTGTCCTCCTTAGTGGATGTTCATCTGTATTTTCAGGTTGCCGATGGCGGTCGCCTCAATGGGCAGGGCCACGACCTGTTTTCCGGTATAATGGGCGGTCAGCTCGTTCAGGGTGGCATTCTTGGCGCCGCCGCCTGCAATGTAGAGCTTGTCCCAGTGCTGCCCGGTGACGGCTTCCATCTCACGGTAGGCTTCGCCGTAGCAGTACGCCAGCGAATGATAGATGCAGTTGATGAGGTCAGCGTCCGTGGCAGGCGGTGCACCGGTCTCAGCAAGGGCAGCTCTGATTTCCGCGCTCATATCCTGCGGAGCCGAGAAACGCGCATCGTTCACATCAAAAATGCGGGTGTAGGTGCTGGCCTTTGCCAGCTCCACCATCTCCGCAAAGGAGATGCCCAGCTGCTTCTGCACGCACTGGATGATCCACAAGCCCATGATGTTTTTCAGATAGCGGATGTAGCCCACGCCGCCTTCATTTGTGAAATTTGCTTTGCAGCTTTCTGGAGTGGTGACCGGCTGTGCCAGTTTGACACCCAACAGGCTCCAGGTGCCGGAAGAAAGGAACGGTGCCTCCCCCTGCTCCATCGGGATGCCCTCCACCGC
Above is a genomic segment from Faecalibacterium taiwanense containing:
- a CDS encoding glycoside hydrolase family 1 protein produces the protein MSVFRDDFLWGGACAANQFEGAWDVDGKGPSVPDMCTNGSHTSPKWVTTHIHPDRLYPSHEAIDFYHHYEEDIALFAEMGFKTFRTSINWTRIFPTGMESEPNEKGLEFYDRVFDCCKKHGIEPLVTISHCELPYALVERYNGWASRELIDFYMNYCKTIFERYKDKVKYWLTFNEINTGTMPIGGILNTGTIQGYEGSTADVPNDEQARFQALHNMFVASARAVKYAHDNYPQFKMGCMICSITSYPMTCDPADVVANQKQMQIMNWFCSDMHVRGEYPYYMKRFFAEHNITIHQEPEDAAILKAGTVDFYTFSYYMSNCVTTHKDAEDVGGNIATGKKNPYLKASDWGWQIDPIGLRYTLNEIYDRYHLPMMVVENGLGAYDVKSEDGKIHDSYRIDYLRQHIEQMAEAVKDGVDLMGYTPWGCIDLVSASTGEMAKRYGFIYVNKFDDGTGDLSREKKDSFYWYKKVIASNGEDLS
- the rhaD gene encoding rhamnulose-1-phosphate aldolase; protein product: MGILDIAIVKGYIRMCNDGWLQGWHERNGGNLTYRMKEEEVAECRPFFNAQPGEWVNMGVQADNLAGEYFITTGSGKFFRNVEPDPIHSIGIVEINDKGDSWRIVWGLEGGAKPTSEFPSHFMNHSVRKAATNGANRVIYHCHATNVIALTYILPLTDRDFSRALWQSATECPVVFPEGVGVCPWMVPGGADIAMATSELMKKYQAAIWAQHGLFVSGPDFDIAFGLAHTIEKSAEIYVKVLSMSGGLIRQTITDDDLRAIARDFGVTLNEEFLD
- a CDS encoding arabinose isomerase, with the translated sequence MLVETKARVGVFAIALGAYLPQFPTLVPEFEQQYAAFKKTIPDTVEVIDGGIVTTKELSMAAGDKFRAADVDLVILQLLTYATSYNMLPAVRDLDVPVVLVNVQKKKAPDYANTDTPTWLGELYACGAVGEMVADLERAGKRHAVITGVVEGGDPQVQAEIEDWCRAAQVRRRFRDTNLAQIGRPYPGMMDLYIDETNLYNRMWLYTKQFDWEKMWAIADNITDEAAIRAKAEDILNTFDIEGGGTVEKVWEMAKYVVAFEQWVKDEKIAFIASHYDGFAKGKAGVLDSMLIPAFSMLIKQGVACAVEGDIKVAMAMSILKTIAGCGQLSEMYSIDFDEDICIIGHSGSGDANISEKKPTMKIVPVFHGKTGGGYLTQFYPHLGPVTYLGITQDKDGHFKFVVAEGVNEPGPIFTFGDTNMRTRFTCGAREFCNRWSEAGPTHHMAAATGRHIDTILKVAKIFNIPVDVITR